In Microbacterium sp. 1.5R, the following are encoded in one genomic region:
- a CDS encoding SDR family NAD(P)-dependent oxidoreductase — protein MKRLTLTGSTTVITGAASGMGADIARLLARRRVHLALIDHNADGLAAIAAELTGAIVTTHVVDLRDDDAVFATASEITAAHPRVNALITCAGSSMLGDLDQLTMEEMRWLTDVNLWGTVSITKALLPALRAAPAAHITHLASVYALAAPAGRIPYSLSKFAVRAFSEALRHELDGTSVTVGAVYPAGVRTGIILHGRYAAAIEPAVAARAAAAQAAMYHTEPADAAALIVRATERRRARTMVGREARLIDVLTRVAPSSYWRVMRRPLREAIDTTTPIA, from the coding sequence ATGAAGCGTCTCACGCTCACCGGAAGCACGACGGTCATCACGGGCGCTGCGAGCGGGATGGGTGCCGACATCGCCCGGCTGCTCGCTCGCCGACGCGTGCATCTGGCGCTCATCGACCACAACGCCGACGGCCTCGCAGCCATCGCCGCCGAGCTCACGGGCGCCATCGTCACCACCCATGTGGTCGATCTCCGCGACGACGACGCCGTCTTCGCCACGGCCTCGGAGATCACCGCGGCGCACCCCAGGGTGAATGCTCTGATCACGTGCGCGGGCTCGTCGATGCTCGGAGACCTCGACCAGCTGACCATGGAGGAGATGCGCTGGCTGACGGATGTGAACCTCTGGGGCACGGTGTCGATCACGAAGGCGCTGCTCCCCGCCCTGCGCGCGGCGCCGGCCGCCCACATCACTCACCTCGCCAGCGTCTACGCGCTGGCAGCCCCCGCGGGACGCATCCCCTACTCCCTGAGCAAGTTCGCGGTGCGCGCGTTCTCCGAGGCCCTGCGCCACGAACTCGACGGCACCTCGGTGACGGTGGGAGCGGTGTATCCCGCCGGCGTGCGCACGGGCATCATCCTGCACGGACGGTATGCCGCGGCGATCGAGCCGGCCGTCGCCGCGCGAGCCGCGGCTGCCCAGGCGGCGATGTACCACACGGAGCCCGCGGATGCCGCGGCGCTGATCGTGCGCGCGACCGAACGTCGCCGCGCCCGCACGATGGTCGGACGCGAGGCGCGACTGATCGATGTGCTCACCCGCGTCGCCCCGTCGAGCTACTGGCGGGTCATGCGGCGTCCCCTGCGCGAGGCCATCGACACGACGACGCCGATCGCCTGA
- a CDS encoding asparagine synthase: MGRTADAIAEGVAIATAAARLAVKNHILIGTIAENGVFDTDKYVADAREALRAMAEESEEVERNLTELRKRARGRHSDPSGTHDYRDRDVRNLRRRAKQSHGVATKLRDMMEDEAALRVIVEEAREGAWADVRHNLDRRLRVEGMRPDQDPDYDRMREARMQALRLVDLQALSSLQRAKAKRKNKQNTPDSDE; this comes from the coding sequence GTGGGACGAACAGCGGATGCCATCGCCGAAGGCGTTGCGATCGCGACCGCTGCGGCGCGCCTCGCCGTGAAGAATCACATCCTCATCGGCACGATCGCCGAGAACGGCGTCTTCGACACGGACAAGTACGTCGCCGATGCGCGGGAAGCGCTGCGGGCGATGGCCGAGGAGTCCGAAGAGGTCGAGCGCAACCTGACCGAGCTGCGCAAACGCGCTCGCGGTCGCCATTCCGACCCCTCGGGAACCCATGACTACCGGGACCGCGACGTGCGCAACCTGCGTCGGAGGGCCAAGCAGTCGCACGGGGTCGCGACCAAGCTGCGCGACATGATGGAGGACGAGGCCGCCCTGCGCGTCATCGTCGAAGAGGCGCGCGAAGGCGCCTGGGCCGACGTGCGGCACAACCTCGATCGTCGGCTGCGCGTCGAGGGCATGCGACCCGATCAGGACCCCGATTACGACCGGATGCGCGAGGCGCGGATGCAGGCGCTGCGACTCGTCGACCTGCAGGCGCTGTCGTCTCTGCAGCGTGCGAAAGCGAAGCGGAAGAACAAGCAGAACACGCCCGACAGTGACGAGTGA
- a CDS encoding LysR family transcriptional regulator, whose amino-acid sequence MNLEQLRGFVEVARLGHFTRASEHLHLAQPSLSRQISTLERELGAELFHRARGHIGLTAAGEALLPRAQRMLAESDAIREEMAELAGLRRGRVRLGAPPTLCISLVAEAISTFHAAHPGVDLHLTESGSRLLVDQLAVGAVDIALITESEGPPPSGFSLTRMPLLTEELVVVSAASEPPVSTSTVMSLDHLATLPLIALDETYELRATTDAAFRSAGLTPNFVLEGAEMDALLRFVERGVGVAVVPAMVLLDQPALRSVRISHPMMRRTVSLAHRADVTPAVAVAAMRHVIVGTAAEVARRDPAITSLLD is encoded by the coding sequence ATGAACCTCGAGCAGCTCCGCGGGTTCGTCGAGGTCGCCCGCCTCGGCCATTTCACCCGCGCCTCCGAGCACCTGCACCTCGCCCAGCCGTCGCTGAGCCGACAGATCTCCACACTCGAACGCGAGCTCGGCGCCGAGCTCTTCCACCGGGCGCGCGGGCACATCGGACTCACCGCCGCCGGAGAGGCCCTGCTCCCCCGCGCTCAGCGCATGCTCGCCGAGTCCGACGCGATCCGCGAGGAGATGGCCGAACTCGCCGGACTCCGCCGTGGCCGCGTGCGACTCGGCGCACCGCCCACCCTCTGCATCAGCCTCGTCGCCGAGGCGATCAGCACCTTCCACGCCGCCCACCCGGGCGTCGACCTGCACCTCACCGAGAGCGGGTCGAGGCTGCTCGTCGATCAGCTGGCCGTGGGTGCCGTCGACATCGCTCTCATCACGGAGTCGGAGGGTCCGCCGCCGTCGGGCTTCAGCCTGACGCGCATGCCGCTGCTGACCGAAGAGCTGGTGGTCGTGTCCGCCGCATCCGAGCCTCCCGTCTCGACCTCCACGGTGATGAGCCTCGACCACCTCGCCACCCTTCCGCTGATCGCGCTCGACGAGACCTATGAGCTGCGGGCGACGACCGATGCGGCCTTCCGCTCGGCAGGGCTGACCCCGAACTTCGTCCTCGAGGGCGCCGAGATGGACGCGCTGCTCCGCTTCGTCGAACGAGGCGTCGGCGTGGCCGTGGTTCCGGCGATGGTGCTGCTCGATCAGCCGGCGCTGCGGTCGGTCAGGATCTCGCACCCGATGATGAGGCGCACAGTGAGCCTGGCCCACCGTGCGGACGTCACGCCAGCCGTGGCGGTGGCCGCGATGCGTCACGTCATCGTCGGCACGGCCGCTGAGGTCGCCCGCCGAGACCCTGCCATCACGAGCCTGCTCGACTGA
- a CDS encoding L-aspartate oxidase: MSTRERQISTTVLVIGTGGSGLRAAIEVAEHGIDVLAVGKRPRQDAHTSLAAGGINAALGTMDEADSWQQHAADTIKESYLLANPHTVEIVTQGAERGIRDLERWGMDFAREDDGRISQRFFGAHTFRRTAFAGDYTGLEIQRTLVAKAEQLEVPILDHVYITRLLVRDNVVFGAYGFDQSDGTRYLIHADAVILAAGGHNRIWRRTSSRRDENTGDSFRLAVDAGARLRDPELVQFHPSGIIEPENAAGTLISEAARGEGGILRNALGERFMSKYDPERMELSTRDRVALAAYTEIAEGRGTENGGVWLDVSHLPRETIMTRLPRVYQTMMELQMLDITTDPIEIAPTAHYSMGGVWVRPDDHQTDVDGLYAIGEASSGLHGANRLGGNSLIELLVYGRIVGQAAMAHAAGLDAQRRSADAIAQARSEIDDLLTADGRENVRALQRAIRNTMTQHAGVVRSEDGLRAGLAELDMIEGRMEDIGIHPDIAGFQDLAHAFDLKASALAARATLEAALERRETRGCHNRSDYPDTDPTLQVNLVWSPTGGVTRESIPEIPAEIAELMREVDTEGKLVE, encoded by the coding sequence ATGAGCACTCGCGAACGTCAGATCTCCACCACGGTCCTGGTCATCGGCACCGGCGGCTCCGGGCTGCGGGCGGCGATCGAGGTCGCCGAGCACGGCATCGACGTCCTCGCCGTCGGCAAGCGCCCGCGCCAGGACGCGCACACCTCTCTCGCCGCCGGCGGCATCAACGCCGCGCTGGGCACCATGGACGAGGCCGACAGCTGGCAACAGCACGCCGCCGACACGATCAAGGAGAGCTACCTGCTCGCCAACCCGCACACGGTCGAGATCGTGACGCAGGGGGCCGAGCGCGGCATCCGGGATCTCGAGCGCTGGGGCATGGACTTCGCCCGCGAGGACGACGGCCGCATCTCGCAGCGGTTCTTCGGGGCGCACACCTTCCGTCGCACGGCCTTCGCCGGCGACTACACGGGTCTCGAGATCCAGCGAACCCTCGTCGCGAAGGCCGAACAGCTCGAGGTGCCGATCCTCGACCACGTCTACATCACGCGTCTGCTCGTGCGCGACAACGTCGTCTTCGGCGCCTACGGCTTCGACCAGTCGGATGGCACGCGCTACCTCATCCACGCGGATGCCGTGATCCTCGCCGCGGGCGGGCACAACCGCATCTGGCGCCGCACCTCGTCACGACGGGACGAGAACACCGGAGACTCGTTCCGGCTCGCGGTCGATGCGGGCGCCCGCCTGCGGGACCCGGAGCTCGTGCAGTTCCACCCGTCCGGGATCATCGAGCCCGAGAACGCCGCCGGGACCCTGATCTCGGAGGCGGCCCGCGGCGAGGGCGGGATCCTGCGCAACGCCCTCGGTGAGCGCTTCATGTCGAAGTACGATCCGGAGCGCATGGAACTCTCGACACGCGACCGTGTCGCGCTCGCCGCGTACACCGAGATCGCCGAAGGGCGGGGCACCGAGAACGGCGGCGTCTGGCTCGACGTCTCGCATCTGCCGCGCGAGACGATCATGACCCGTCTGCCCCGCGTCTACCAGACGATGATGGAGTTGCAGATGCTCGACATCACGACCGATCCGATCGAGATCGCGCCCACCGCGCACTACTCGATGGGTGGCGTGTGGGTGCGTCCCGACGACCACCAGACCGACGTCGACGGGCTCTACGCGATCGGCGAGGCATCGAGCGGCCTGCACGGAGCCAACCGCCTCGGCGGCAATTCGCTCATCGAGCTGCTCGTCTACGGGCGCATCGTCGGGCAGGCGGCCATGGCGCATGCCGCGGGGCTCGACGCTCAGCGCCGCTCGGCGGACGCGATCGCCCAGGCCCGTTCCGAGATCGATGACCTTCTCACGGCCGACGGTCGCGAGAATGTTCGAGCCCTGCAGCGCGCGATCCGCAACACCATGACCCAGCACGCCGGTGTCGTGCGGTCGGAGGACGGACTCCGTGCCGGCCTCGCCGAACTCGACATGATCGAGGGGCGGATGGAGGACATCGGCATCCACCCGGACATCGCCGGATTCCAGGATCTCGCGCATGCCTTCGACCTCAAGGCATCGGCGCTCGCCGCGCGAGCCACTCTCGAGGCGGCGCTGGAGCGTCGGGAGACGCGCGGATGTCACAACCGCAGCGACTACCCCGACACCGACCCGACGCTGCAGGTCAACCTCGTCTGGTCGCCGACCGGCGGAGTCACGCGCGAGTCGATCCCGGAGATCCCCGCCGAGATCGCCGAGCTCATGCGCGAGGTCGACACCGAGGGCAAGCTCGTCGAATAG
- a CDS encoding L-serine ammonia-lyase, iron-sulfur-dependent, subunit alpha, which yields MTAYVSAFDLFSIGVGPSSSHTVGPMRAALAFAQRLRSSGALDRVARIGCTLYGSLGATGIGHGTPDAVVAGLRGLSPESCDPADVRAAWTDLRDGATVRVDGVHEIPFSKADIVFEPRTRLPGHPNAMTITARDDAGGVVAEETYYSVGGGFIRRDGEEAKLASAPLPYSYADAASLLALCDEHGLSIAEIARLNETAERSEEEVAAGLDAIWDAMAACVENGLHSDGVLPGMLKVKRRASMIRAQLEEAEADGHRELPGEWLGAFALAVNEENAAGGRVVTAPTNGAAGILPAVAMYWWRFLADSGLGAGNAVTPYGELVGSALLGFDGTRAIEAAQAEDDDAVADANRRRGIRRFLLTATALGSLFKANASISGAEGGCQAEVGSACAMAAGGLTAVMGGTNRQIENAAEIAMEHHLGLTCDPIGGLVQIPCIERNAIAASTAVTAARLALRGDGSHYVSLDAVVETMRQTGIDMSTKYKETSEGGLAVNVIEC from the coding sequence GTGACAGCGTACGTCTCGGCCTTCGATCTCTTCTCCATCGGAGTGGGCCCCTCGAGCTCCCACACGGTCGGGCCGATGCGGGCGGCCCTCGCGTTCGCTCAGCGCCTGCGCTCCTCCGGAGCTCTCGATCGCGTCGCCCGCATCGGATGCACGCTGTACGGCTCTCTCGGCGCCACCGGAATCGGTCACGGCACGCCGGATGCGGTCGTCGCGGGTCTTCGCGGGCTGTCGCCGGAGAGCTGCGACCCGGCCGACGTGCGCGCAGCCTGGACCGACCTTCGCGACGGCGCCACGGTGCGCGTCGACGGGGTCCATGAGATCCCGTTCTCGAAGGCCGACATCGTCTTCGAGCCGCGGACCCGGCTGCCCGGTCATCCGAACGCGATGACCATCACCGCCCGGGACGATGCCGGCGGTGTCGTCGCCGAAGAGACCTATTACTCCGTCGGCGGCGGGTTCATCCGCCGGGACGGCGAGGAGGCGAAGCTCGCCTCGGCCCCACTGCCCTACTCGTATGCCGACGCCGCGTCGCTGCTCGCACTGTGCGACGAGCACGGACTGTCGATCGCCGAGATCGCGCGACTCAACGAGACCGCTGAGCGCTCGGAAGAAGAGGTCGCCGCCGGACTCGATGCGATCTGGGACGCCATGGCTGCGTGCGTCGAGAACGGACTGCACTCGGACGGCGTCCTGCCGGGGATGCTCAAGGTCAAGAGGCGGGCGAGCATGATCCGCGCGCAGCTCGAGGAGGCGGAGGCCGACGGTCATCGCGAGCTGCCGGGAGAGTGGCTCGGTGCCTTCGCGCTCGCGGTCAACGAAGAGAACGCGGCGGGCGGTCGCGTCGTCACGGCGCCGACCAACGGCGCGGCCGGCATCCTCCCCGCCGTCGCGATGTACTGGTGGCGGTTCCTGGCGGATTCGGGCCTCGGTGCGGGCAATGCCGTGACGCCGTACGGAGAACTCGTCGGCAGTGCGCTGCTCGGCTTCGACGGCACGCGGGCGATCGAGGCGGCGCAGGCCGAGGACGACGACGCCGTCGCCGACGCGAACCGCCGCCGTGGCATCCGTCGGTTCCTCCTCACGGCCACGGCGCTGGGCTCGCTGTTCAAGGCCAACGCCTCGATCTCGGGGGCCGAGGGCGGCTGCCAGGCCGAGGTCGGCTCGGCCTGCGCGATGGCTGCCGGAGGGCTCACCGCCGTGATGGGCGGCACCAACCGGCAGATCGAGAACGCCGCCGAGATCGCGATGGAGCACCACCTCGGGCTCACCTGCGACCCGATCGGCGGCCTCGTGCAGATTCCGTGCATCGAGCGCAATGCGATCGCCGCGTCGACGGCGGTGACGGCCGCCCGTCTGGCGCTGCGCGGCGACGGCAGCCACTATGTCTCCCTCGACGCGGTGGTCGAGACGATGCGCCAGACCGGAATCGACATGTCGACCAAGTACAAGGAGACCAGCGAGGGTGGTCTCGCGGTCAACGTCATCGAGTGCTGA
- a CDS encoding AAA family ATPase — MESIWTPGSRRRREQPIVAVRANGDAPDSGRMWPTTIPAVAQVLEEGIDLAPGVTFLVGENGSGKSTIVEGIAVAYGLSPEGGSRQAMHSTRPSESPLSEWLQLQRGVGANRWGFFLRAETMHSFYTYLEENPSARGDVAFHEMSHGESFLALLDSRFDEPGFYCLDEPEAALSFQSTLALIAVLQRIVDDGGQVLCATHSPVLAALPGARILEVGEWGIRPAEWNDLELVNHWRSFLQDPPRYLRHLLD; from the coding sequence ATGGAATCGATCTGGACCCCGGGCAGTCGCAGGCGGCGGGAGCAGCCCATCGTCGCCGTGCGCGCGAATGGTGACGCGCCGGATTCCGGCCGCATGTGGCCGACCACCATTCCCGCCGTCGCCCAGGTGCTCGAGGAAGGCATCGATCTCGCTCCCGGGGTGACCTTCCTCGTCGGCGAGAACGGCAGCGGCAAGTCGACGATCGTCGAGGGCATCGCCGTCGCCTACGGACTCTCGCCCGAGGGAGGGTCCCGCCAGGCGATGCACAGCACGCGCCCCAGCGAGTCGCCGCTGTCGGAGTGGCTGCAGCTGCAGCGCGGAGTCGGAGCCAACCGCTGGGGATTCTTCCTGCGAGCCGAGACGATGCACTCGTTCTACACCTACCTCGAAGAGAATCCCTCCGCGAGGGGCGACGTGGCGTTCCACGAGATGAGCCACGGCGAGTCCTTCCTCGCTCTGCTCGACAGCCGATTCGATGAACCCGGCTTCTACTGTCTCGACGAGCCAGAGGCAGCGCTCTCGTTCCAGTCCACCCTCGCCCTCATCGCGGTGCTGCAGCGCATCGTCGACGACGGGGGTCAGGTGCTGTGCGCGACGCACTCGCCGGTGCTCGCCGCGCTGCCGGGAGCTCGCATCCTCGAAGTGGGGGAGTGGGGCATCCGTCCCGCCGAGTGGAACGACCTCGAGCTGGTGAACCACTGGCGGTCGTTCCTGCAGGACCCGCCGCGGTACCTGCGGCATCTGCTCGACTGA
- a CDS encoding TetR/AcrR family transcriptional regulator — MTEQRAPKKRGRPRGVSDARERIIAAAVDEFGEHGYDGTTVRSIAARADVDSALVHHYFGTKADLFAEAVGIPLRPDIDVPAIVAGPRDAVGERLVRYVLEAFEQPDIRRRGVMLIRTAIGSRLTTPLLAGFLSRELIGRIAKTLGVADAELRATLVASQIAGLLLTRYVLRLAPIAAASVDDIVLRVGPTVQRYLFE; from the coding sequence ATGACCGAGCAGCGTGCGCCCAAGAAGCGCGGGCGTCCGCGTGGCGTGTCCGATGCGCGCGAACGCATCATCGCCGCCGCAGTCGACGAGTTCGGCGAGCACGGATACGACGGCACGACGGTGCGCTCGATCGCGGCTCGTGCCGACGTCGACTCGGCGCTCGTGCACCACTACTTCGGCACGAAGGCAGACCTCTTCGCTGAGGCGGTCGGCATTCCGCTGCGCCCCGACATCGACGTGCCGGCCATCGTCGCGGGTCCGCGTGACGCCGTCGGCGAGCGTCTCGTGCGGTACGTGCTCGAGGCCTTCGAGCAGCCCGACATCCGTCGCCGCGGGGTCATGCTCATTCGGACGGCGATCGGCAGCCGGCTCACCACGCCCCTTCTCGCGGGGTTCCTCTCTCGCGAACTCATCGGCCGGATCGCGAAGACGCTCGGCGTCGCGGATGCCGAGCTGCGCGCCACACTCGTCGCCTCGCAGATCGCCGGCCTGCTGCTCACGCGCTACGTGCTGCGGCTCGCGCCGATCGCCGCGGCATCCGTCGATGACATCGTCTTGCGGGTCGGACCGACCGTGCAGCGCTACCTCTTCGAATAG